A single Thermosynechococcus vestitus BP-1 DNA region contains:
- a CDS encoding deoxyribodipyrimidine photo-lyase, 8-HDF type has protein sequence MSLRLFWHRRDLRLNDNLGLAAAYTRTPKVVGLFCFDPAILSASDIAAVRVAYLVGCLQALQEAYRRLGGSFLIFRGDPRQILPQVAKGLGAVAVHWHEDVEPYGRERDRAVAAALKEKGIAVETAWDQLLHPPEAIQTKQGQPYTVYSPFWRNWSSLAKPEPVSAPRHLEPLTEIEQATAGTLGAICLPTAKDLGFHWSGDLILAPGEAAAQAQLETFIDQHIQDYGEQRNYPAQPGTSLLSPALKFGVIGIRRVWTATQAAMAAARSEEAQRSIRTWQQELAWREFYQHALYWFPHLAERPHREGFATFPWLNNEAHFAAWCEGRTGYPIVDAAMRQLNETGWMHNRCRMIVASFLTKDLIINPQWGERYFMQKLIDGDLAANNGGWQWSASSGMDPKPLRIFNPASQAQKFDPEAEYIRRWLPEVRSLDTIDLVTGNISPLERHRCGYPLPIVDHRQQQQRFKQLYQEHFRSPIPQE, from the coding sequence ATGAGCCTACGCCTGTTCTGGCATCGTCGCGATCTGCGTCTCAATGACAACCTGGGCTTGGCGGCTGCCTACACCCGTACCCCCAAAGTGGTTGGTCTTTTCTGTTTTGACCCTGCGATTCTCAGTGCCTCAGATATTGCCGCAGTGCGGGTCGCCTACCTGGTTGGTTGCCTACAGGCTCTACAGGAGGCCTATCGGCGACTTGGGGGGAGCTTTTTGATTTTTCGGGGTGACCCGCGTCAAATTCTGCCCCAAGTGGCCAAGGGTTTAGGGGCAGTGGCGGTGCACTGGCATGAGGATGTGGAACCCTATGGACGGGAGCGCGATCGCGCAGTGGCGGCTGCCCTCAAAGAAAAAGGTATTGCTGTGGAAACCGCTTGGGATCAACTCCTGCATCCCCCAGAGGCTATACAAACAAAACAGGGACAGCCCTACACCGTCTATTCCCCCTTTTGGCGCAACTGGTCAAGCCTAGCTAAACCAGAGCCTGTCTCCGCCCCCCGCCATCTCGAGCCTCTCACCGAAATAGAACAGGCAACGGCGGGCACCCTGGGGGCAATTTGTCTCCCCACCGCTAAGGACTTGGGATTTCATTGGTCGGGGGACCTGATCCTTGCTCCCGGTGAAGCCGCTGCCCAAGCACAACTGGAGACATTTATTGACCAGCACATTCAAGACTATGGGGAGCAGCGCAACTATCCGGCCCAGCCCGGAACTTCCCTCTTAAGCCCTGCCCTCAAGTTCGGTGTCATTGGTATTCGCCGTGTCTGGACAGCCACTCAAGCCGCTATGGCCGCCGCCCGCAGTGAAGAGGCCCAAAGGAGTATTCGCACGTGGCAGCAGGAATTGGCTTGGCGAGAGTTTTATCAGCACGCCCTCTACTGGTTTCCCCACTTGGCGGAGCGTCCCCATCGCGAAGGATTTGCCACCTTTCCTTGGCTGAATAACGAAGCCCACTTTGCGGCTTGGTGTGAAGGTCGCACAGGTTACCCAATTGTGGATGCTGCCATGCGACAGCTCAATGAAACAGGCTGGATGCACAACCGCTGCCGCATGATTGTGGCCAGTTTCCTCACCAAGGATTTGATCATCAATCCCCAGTGGGGTGAGCGCTACTTTATGCAGAAACTCATTGATGGGGACTTGGCAGCCAATAATGGGGGTTGGCAGTGGAGTGCCTCCAGTGGCATGGATCCAAAACCCCTGCGGATTTTTAACCCCGCCAGTCAGGCGCAAAAATTTGACCCGGAAGCAGAATATATTCGCCGTTGGCTCCCAGAAGTGCGATCGCTAGACACTATCGATTTGGTCACGGGCAATATTTCCCCCCTAGAGCGACATCGCTGTGGTTATCCTTTGCCGATTGTGGATCACAGGCAGCAACAGCAGCGATTTAAGCAGCTCTATCAAGAGCATTTTCGGTCACCCATCCCTCAAGAATAA
- the map gene encoding type I methionyl aminopeptidase, whose translation MNILGSLLTPSPTPVQTRPRRGIEIKSKREIEIMRQASRIVATVLKEISQIIEPGMTTADLDAYAEKRIREMGATPSFKGYQGFPASICACINNEVVHGIPSPRKVIRNGDIVKIDTGAYYNGFHGDSCITIPVGEISEEAAKLVKVAEEALYRGIEQVKEGNYLMDLAGAIQDYVEANGFVVVEDFTGHGVGRNLHEEPSVFNFRTHDLKNVRLRAGMTLAIEPIVNAGSKQVRILRDRWTAVTVDNSLSAQFEHTVLVTKTGYEILTDRTLV comes from the coding sequence ATGAATATCCTTGGTAGTTTGCTCACTCCCTCCCCCACCCCTGTCCAAACCCGTCCCCGCCGTGGTATTGAAATTAAGTCCAAGCGAGAAATTGAGATTATGCGGCAGGCGTCGCGCATTGTGGCGACGGTGCTCAAGGAAATCTCCCAGATCATTGAGCCAGGGATGACAACGGCAGATCTGGATGCCTATGCCGAGAAACGTATTCGGGAAATGGGGGCAACCCCCAGCTTCAAGGGCTATCAGGGCTTTCCTGCATCCATTTGCGCCTGCATCAACAATGAAGTGGTTCACGGCATTCCTAGCCCTCGCAAGGTGATTCGCAATGGCGACATTGTAAAAATTGACACCGGTGCCTATTACAACGGCTTTCATGGCGACTCTTGCATTACGATTCCGGTGGGGGAAATCTCCGAGGAAGCCGCCAAGCTGGTGAAAGTGGCTGAGGAAGCCCTTTACCGGGGCATTGAGCAGGTTAAGGAAGGGAATTACCTGATGGATTTAGCCGGCGCCATTCAAGATTATGTGGAAGCCAATGGCTTTGTGGTGGTGGAGGACTTTACCGGCCATGGTGTGGGTCGTAATCTCCACGAGGAGCCCTCGGTATTTAACTTTCGCACCCATGACCTGAAGAATGTGCGGCTACGGGCGGGAATGACCTTGGCCATTGAACCCATTGTGAATGCGGGGTCAAAACAGGTGCGTATCTTGCGCGATCGCTGGACGGCCGTCACAGTGGATAATTCTCTCTCTGCCCAATTTGAGCACACCGTCTTGGTCACCAAAACTGGCTATGAAATCCTCACCGATCGCACGCTGGTCTAA
- a CDS encoding NUDIX hydrolase, translating into MTKIPPEVLERHCFCRSRKFTFEVNQYRLPHGSVSILGTVRHPGGALAVPVNPEGNLILVKQYRFATEEYLLEFPAGTVEDHENPFATIEREIEEETGYRAHHWQKLGEFYIAPGYSDEVIYAYLATQLEKLEVPPPQDTDEHIEVVEFSPSDLAAAIHRGQVKDAKTVTSFYLALPYLPLA; encoded by the coding sequence ATGACTAAAATCCCCCCCGAAGTCCTCGAGCGCCACTGCTTTTGTCGCAGCCGCAAGTTTACCTTCGAGGTCAATCAATACCGCCTGCCCCATGGGTCTGTCTCGATCTTGGGAACTGTGCGGCATCCCGGGGGAGCCCTTGCCGTCCCTGTCAACCCGGAGGGAAACCTGATCCTTGTCAAACAATATCGCTTTGCCACTGAGGAGTATCTACTGGAGTTTCCAGCAGGCACCGTTGAGGATCATGAAAACCCTTTTGCCACGATTGAGCGGGAAATTGAAGAGGAAACAGGTTACCGCGCCCACCATTGGCAAAAACTGGGGGAGTTTTACATTGCCCCCGGCTATTCCGATGAAGTGATCTATGCCTATTTGGCGACCCAACTGGAGAAACTAGAGGTACCCCCACCTCAGGATACTGATGAGCACATTGAAGTTGTCGAGTTTTCTCCATCTGACTTGGCCGCCGCGATTCATAGGGGTCAAGTAAAAGATGCCAAGACTGTCACTAGTTTCTATCTGGCTTTGCCCTATCTTCCGCTCGCTTGA